Proteins encoded within one genomic window of Macaca thibetana thibetana isolate TM-01 chromosome 3, ASM2454274v1, whole genome shotgun sequence:
- the LOC126950248 gene encoding intraflagellar transport protein 22 homolog, with product METTAARECSARTRQLWWAPADYAAADSDAEGQDPLRGALESGKTVLANVLTESSDITEYSPTQGVRFESCWPALMKDAHRVVIVFSADIPSHRKEMEMWYSCFVQQQSLQDTQCMLIAHHKPGSGDDKGSRSLSAVLRVKFLDQQQSALSRKCESSGPTQICGSRNSWSRAQQSVG from the exons ATGGAAACGACAGCGGCCAGGGAGTGCTCGGCTCGGACGCGGCAGCTCTGGTGGGCTCCGGCTGACTACGCCGCGGCAGACAGCGATGCTGAAGGCCAAGATCCTCTTCGTGGGGCCTTAGAG AGTGGAAAAACTGTTCTGGCCAACGTTCTGACAGAATCTTCTGACATCACTGAATACAGCCCAACCCAAGGAGTGAG GTTTGAGTCCTGCTGGCCAGCCCTGATGAAGGATGCTCACAGAGTAGTGATCGTCTTCAGTGCTGACATCCCAAGCCACCGGAAGGAAATGGAGATGTGGTATTCCTGCTTTGTCCAGCAGCAGTCGTTACAGGACACACAGTGTATGCTAATTGCACACCACAAACCAGGCTCTGGAGATGATAAAGGAAGCCGGTCTCTGT caGCAGTTCTCCGAGTGAAGTTCCTGGACCAGCAACAATCAGCATTATCCAGGAAATGTGAATCTTCAGGCCCTACCCAGATCTGTGGAAGCAGAAACTCTTGGAGTAGAGCTCAACAATCTGTGGGTTAA